The Planococcus donghaensis genome contains a region encoding:
- the eno gene encoding phosphopyruvate hydratase produces MPIITHIQAREILDSRGNPTIEVEVFTESGAFGRAIVPSGASTGEHEAVELRDGDKSRYLGKGVLKAVEHVDGEIAEALEEKYSVLDQVSIDKALIELDGTENKGRLGANAILGVSLAVAHAAANYLDMPLYQYLGGFNAKQLPVPMMNILNGGEHADNNVDIQEFMVMPVGAKSFREAVQMGAEIFHNLKAVLKEKGYNTSVGDEGGFAPNLGSNEEALTTIMEAIEKAGYKPGSDILLAMDVASSEIYDKEKGVYNLPGDNTVKTSAEMVDWYEELCNKYPIISIEDGLDENDWAGHKLLTERIGDRVQLVGDDLFVTNTKKLSQGIEEGVANSILIKVNQIGTLTETFDAIEMAKRAGYTAVISHRSGESEDVTIADIAVATNAGQIKTGAPSRTDRVAKYNQLLRIEDQLFETGQYLGLKTFYNLKK; encoded by the coding sequence TTGCCAATTATTACACACATTCAAGCACGCGAAATTTTAGATTCACGAGGAAACCCAACAATCGAAGTTGAAGTATTCACAGAAAGCGGAGCTTTTGGTCGCGCAATCGTACCATCAGGTGCGTCTACGGGTGAACACGAAGCAGTAGAACTACGTGATGGCGATAAGAGCCGCTACCTTGGTAAAGGTGTATTAAAAGCAGTAGAACACGTTGACGGTGAAATTGCTGAAGCATTAGAAGAAAAATATTCAGTGCTTGACCAAGTATCAATCGATAAAGCATTGATCGAATTAGATGGTACAGAAAACAAAGGTCGTTTAGGCGCAAACGCAATTCTTGGGGTTTCTCTAGCAGTTGCACACGCTGCAGCTAACTACTTAGATATGCCTTTATACCAATACTTGGGTGGCTTTAACGCTAAACAATTGCCAGTTCCAATGATGAACATCTTAAATGGTGGCGAACACGCTGATAACAACGTCGACATCCAAGAATTTATGGTAATGCCTGTTGGAGCAAAATCGTTCCGTGAAGCTGTTCAAATGGGTGCAGAAATTTTCCATAACTTAAAAGCTGTACTTAAAGAAAAAGGCTATAACACTTCTGTTGGGGATGAAGGCGGATTTGCTCCGAACTTAGGATCGAATGAAGAAGCATTAACAACAATTATGGAAGCAATCGAAAAAGCTGGATACAAGCCAGGTTCAGATATCTTACTAGCAATGGATGTTGCGTCTTCTGAAATCTACGATAAAGAAAAAGGCGTTTACAACTTGCCTGGAGATAACACAGTAAAAACTTCTGCTGAAATGGTTGATTGGTACGAAGAGCTTTGCAACAAGTACCCAATCATTTCGATTGAAGATGGCTTGGATGAAAACGACTGGGCTGGACATAAATTGTTAACCGAACGTATCGGCGACCGCGTGCAATTAGTGGGTGACGATTTATTCGTTACAAACACGAAGAAATTGTCTCAAGGAATTGAAGAAGGTGTCGCTAACTCAATCTTGATCAAAGTTAACCAAATCGGTACACTGACGGAAACGTTTGATGCGATCGAAATGGCAAAACGTGCTGGCTATACAGCAGTAATCAGCCACCGTTCAGGTGAGTCAGAAGATGTTACAATTGCAGACATCGCTGTTGCAACAAATGCTGGACAAATTAAAACAGGCGCGCCATCTCGTACAGACCGCGTTGCGAAATACAACCAATTATTACGCATCGAAGATCAATTGTTCGAAACAGGCCAGTACCTTGGATTAAAAACTTTCTATAACTTGAAAAAATAA
- the rnr gene encoding ribonuclease R encodes MGNPEKSLEQRLLVFMREEAYKPLTVQEIEEQFGFEDADEFTELVKTLVRLEESGTLVRSRSNRYGVPERMNVMRGKFIGHPKGFGFVAPEEAGLDDVFIPPTEVNGAINGDTVLIRISEGSSGDRREGAIIRIIERGTTKAVGTFQENKGFGFVVTDDKKMNMDIFIAKDDTLGAVDGHKVVVEITGWPEGRMSATGMVTQILGHKNDPGVDILSIIHKYGIETEFPPDVLEQANNVPDQIDPADLNNRRDLREEQIVTIDGADAKDLDDAVQVVKYEDGTYKLGVHIADVSHYVTEGSPIDREAYDRATSIYLTDRVIPMIPHRLSNGICSLNPQVDRLTLSCEMIFNDKGEVQSHEIFQSVINTSARMTYTDVYEILEQDNQELKEQYSELVPMFELMKELAEVLRTKRMRRGAIDFDFKESKVLVDENGYPVDVVIRERTVSERLIEEFMLAANETVAEHFHNMEVPAIYRIHEDPKPEKLQRFFEFVTNFGIVVKGSGTQIHPRALQEIVESIAGTPEEPVISTMMLRSMQQAKYSAESLGHFGLSTEFYTHFTSPIRRYPDLIVHRLIRTYLIEKDLSKKTIAYWDANMDDIATHTSERERRAVEAERDTDALKKSQFMADKIGEQFTGIISSVTNFGLFIELPNTIEGLVHVSNMTDDYYRFDDRSMMMIGERSNRQFRIGDEIEIKVIGVKPEESSIDFEIVGMVQTPRRTRKDQPKVIRANKKDGAGKPGRDGKKPEGGGPTRKPKNKKKKFYENVAKQGRKKKK; translated from the coding sequence TTGGGGAATCCCGAAAAATCATTAGAACAGCGCTTATTGGTGTTTATGCGTGAAGAAGCTTATAAACCGCTGACTGTACAAGAAATAGAAGAACAATTCGGCTTTGAAGATGCTGATGAGTTTACAGAGTTAGTCAAAACATTAGTAAGGTTAGAAGAATCGGGAACACTCGTCCGCTCAAGATCTAACCGATATGGCGTGCCAGAACGCATGAATGTTATGCGCGGCAAATTCATCGGACATCCAAAAGGATTTGGCTTTGTTGCCCCAGAAGAAGCAGGATTAGACGATGTCTTTATCCCGCCTACTGAAGTGAATGGCGCAATTAATGGAGATACTGTATTAATCCGTATATCAGAAGGCTCTTCAGGAGATCGCCGGGAAGGCGCAATTATTCGGATTATTGAACGTGGAACGACAAAAGCAGTTGGAACGTTCCAAGAAAACAAAGGTTTTGGTTTTGTTGTAACCGATGACAAAAAAATGAATATGGATATTTTTATTGCAAAAGACGACACGTTAGGAGCTGTAGACGGTCATAAAGTTGTAGTAGAAATTACTGGATGGCCAGAAGGCAGAATGTCTGCCACGGGCATGGTAACGCAAATTCTTGGTCACAAAAACGATCCGGGTGTCGATATTCTTTCTATTATTCATAAATACGGCATCGAAACAGAATTTCCACCAGATGTACTAGAACAAGCGAATAATGTACCAGACCAAATTGATCCAGCAGATCTAAACAATCGTCGTGATTTACGCGAAGAACAAATCGTAACGATTGATGGAGCGGATGCTAAAGATTTAGATGATGCCGTTCAAGTAGTAAAATATGAAGACGGTACGTATAAATTAGGCGTTCACATCGCGGACGTTAGTCATTACGTAACGGAAGGCTCTCCAATTGACCGCGAAGCTTATGATCGTGCTACGAGTATTTATTTGACGGATCGTGTGATTCCAATGATTCCACATCGCTTATCGAACGGAATTTGCTCGTTAAATCCACAAGTAGACCGTTTAACATTGTCATGTGAAATGATTTTCAATGACAAAGGTGAAGTGCAATCACATGAAATTTTCCAAAGTGTCATTAACACGTCCGCTCGTATGACCTACACGGATGTTTACGAAATTTTAGAGCAAGACAACCAAGAACTGAAAGAACAATATAGCGAATTAGTGCCTATGTTTGAATTGATGAAAGAATTAGCAGAAGTTCTTCGCACAAAACGTATGCGCCGCGGAGCTATTGATTTTGACTTTAAAGAGTCGAAAGTATTAGTCGATGAAAACGGCTATCCAGTAGATGTTGTGATTCGCGAACGTACAGTTTCGGAACGTTTAATCGAAGAATTTATGCTAGCTGCCAATGAAACAGTAGCTGAGCATTTTCATAACATGGAAGTTCCGGCAATTTACCGTATTCACGAAGATCCAAAACCAGAAAAGTTACAACGCTTTTTCGAATTTGTTACGAACTTTGGAATTGTGGTAAAAGGTTCTGGTACACAAATTCATCCGCGTGCTTTGCAAGAAATTGTTGAATCCATTGCAGGAACACCGGAAGAACCGGTTATTTCCACAATGATGTTGCGTTCAATGCAACAAGCGAAATACTCTGCTGAAAGTTTAGGTCATTTTGGTTTATCAACCGAATTTTATACACATTTCACATCACCAATTCGTCGTTACCCCGATTTAATCGTGCATCGCTTGATCCGCACATATTTAATCGAAAAAGACTTGTCGAAAAAAACAATTGCTTATTGGGATGCCAATATGGATGATATTGCAACGCATACGTCAGAACGTGAACGCCGCGCAGTAGAAGCAGAACGCGACACGGATGCATTGAAGAAATCACAATTCATGGCTGATAAAATCGGTGAACAGTTTACAGGAATTATTTCTTCAGTAACGAATTTCGGTTTGTTTATCGAACTGCCGAATACGATTGAAGGCTTGGTGCACGTATCTAATATGACGGATGATTATTACCGTTTTGACGATCGCAGCATGATGATGATAGGTGAACGTTCAAACCGCCAATTCCGTATTGGTGACGAAATTGAAATTAAAGTCATCGGTGTTAAACCTGAGGAATCATCAATTGATTTTGAAATTGTCGGCATGGTGCAAACACCTCGTCGCACAAGAAAAGATCAACCAAAAGTGATTCGTGCAAACAAAAAAGATGGCGCTGGGAAACCAGGACGTGATGGCAAAAAGCCAGAAGGCGGCGGTCCAACACGCAAGCCGAAAAACAAAAAGAAAAAGTTTTATGAAAATGTAGCAAAACAAGGACGCAAAAAGAAAAAATAA
- the smpB gene encoding SsrA-binding protein SmpB, whose protein sequence is MAKGEGKVIAQNKKAGFDFFIEETIEAGIVLQGTEIKSARNGKVQLKDSFVRIRNGEAWISNMHISPYDQGNQFNHDPTRSRKLLLHKKQIANLLAHSKVQGSAIIPLKMYLKDGFAKVLLGVGKGKKNYDKREDLKKKDAKREIDRAMKERNR, encoded by the coding sequence ATGGCCAAAGGAGAAGGCAAAGTAATTGCCCAAAACAAGAAAGCCGGTTTTGATTTCTTTATTGAAGAAACAATCGAAGCGGGTATCGTCTTGCAAGGAACCGAGATTAAGTCCGCACGAAACGGCAAAGTCCAATTAAAAGATTCGTTTGTACGAATTCGTAATGGCGAAGCTTGGATTTCAAATATGCACATCAGCCCTTATGATCAAGGCAATCAGTTTAACCACGACCCTACACGGTCGCGTAAATTGTTGTTGCACAAAAAGCAAATTGCGAATTTATTGGCGCATTCAAAAGTGCAAGGCTCTGCAATCATTCCACTGAAAATGTATTTGAAAGATGGATTTGCTAAAGTATTGCTCGGTGTTGGTAAGGGTAAGAAAAACTACGACAAACGAGAAGACTTGAAGAAAAAAGACGCAAAACGAGAAATCGACCGTGCGATGAAAGAACGTAACCGCTAA
- the gpmI gene encoding 2,3-bisphosphoglycerate-independent phosphoglycerate mutase — protein MRKTEHPAALIILDGFGCREETFGNAVAQAKKPNFDRLWKEYPHEMLTASGEAVGLPDGQMGNSEVGHLNIGAGRIVYQNLTRINKAIREGDFFENPAFLEAIANAKNNGKALHILGLLSDGGVHSHYSHLFALLELAKQQGLTKVYVHGFLDGRDVGPKSALEYVEETEKQMKEIGVGKFASISGRYYAMDRDKRWERVELAYRVLVDGVGKTAESATAGITSSYDEDVVDEFVVPFAIEEDGKPVATIDSEDSLIFFNFRPDRSIQMTSAFIREDFNGFSLSDKHPKNLSYITFTSYSEELPTRVAFDTLNLENTIGEVLSSNGLTQLRIAETEKYPHVTFFMSGGREEIFPGEDRILVDSPKVATYDLQPEMSAYEVTDRLVEQIEAGAHDAIILNFANPDMVGHSGMLEPTMRAIEVVDECLGRIVDALHAQGGSALITADHGNADEVRTLEGLPMTAHTTNQVPVILTKSSHELRKGGILADLAPTILKMLDVEQPVEMTGKPLY, from the coding sequence ATGCGTAAAACCGAACATCCAGCGGCGCTCATCATTTTAGATGGATTTGGTTGTCGTGAAGAAACCTTCGGAAATGCTGTTGCACAAGCTAAAAAACCCAACTTCGATCGCCTATGGAAAGAATATCCACATGAAATGCTGACAGCTTCAGGTGAAGCTGTCGGGTTACCAGATGGACAAATGGGTAATTCTGAAGTTGGCCATTTGAACATTGGTGCTGGACGTATTGTTTACCAAAATTTAACACGTATTAATAAAGCAATTCGTGAAGGTGATTTTTTCGAAAATCCTGCATTTCTTGAAGCAATTGCTAACGCTAAAAACAATGGCAAAGCACTTCACATTTTAGGCTTATTATCTGATGGTGGTGTACACAGTCATTACTCTCATCTTTTTGCTTTATTGGAACTTGCAAAACAACAAGGACTAACTAAAGTATATGTACACGGTTTCCTTGATGGTCGAGACGTAGGACCAAAATCTGCGCTTGAATATGTAGAAGAAACCGAAAAGCAGATGAAAGAAATTGGTGTTGGTAAATTTGCGTCAATTAGCGGACGATATTATGCAATGGACCGTGACAAGCGTTGGGAACGTGTAGAGTTAGCGTACCGAGTGTTAGTTGATGGAGTTGGCAAAACAGCAGAATCGGCAACAGCGGGCATCACGTCATCTTATGACGAAGACGTGGTGGATGAATTTGTAGTTCCTTTTGCAATTGAAGAAGATGGCAAACCGGTTGCAACAATTGATTCTGAAGACTCGTTAATCTTCTTCAACTTCCGACCAGATCGTTCAATTCAAATGACTTCGGCGTTTATTCGTGAAGATTTCAACGGATTTTCGTTAAGCGATAAACACCCTAAAAACTTAAGCTATATCACATTTACTTCTTATAGCGAAGAATTACCAACGCGTGTTGCGTTTGATACATTAAACTTAGAAAACACGATTGGTGAAGTTTTATCTTCAAATGGCTTAACTCAGTTGCGTATTGCAGAAACTGAGAAATATCCACACGTAACATTCTTTATGAGCGGCGGGCGCGAAGAAATTTTCCCAGGGGAAGATCGAATTTTAGTCGATTCACCAAAAGTAGCGACTTACGATTTGCAGCCAGAAATGAGTGCTTACGAAGTAACTGATCGTTTAGTTGAGCAAATTGAAGCGGGCGCACACGATGCGATCATCTTGAACTTTGCAAACCCAGACATGGTCGGTCACAGTGGTATGCTCGAACCGACAATGCGAGCTATTGAAGTAGTAGACGAATGTCTAGGTCGCATAGTAGATGCGCTACATGCGCAAGGCGGCTCGGCACTTATTACGGCTGACCATGGCAATGCTGACGAGGTTCGTACGTTAGAAGGGCTACCTATGACGGCACATACTACGAACCAAGTACCGGTGATTTTGACGAAGTCAAGTCATGAACTTCGCAAAGGTGGCATTCTTGCCGACCTAGCACCAACTATTTTGAAAATGCTAGATGTTGAACAACCGGTTGAAATGACCGGAAAACCATTATATTAA
- a CDS encoding tyrosine-type recombinase/integrase: MFKSRKNGIFAVGEDMVVSIPSRESSKKSDSLTIGNALETIFQQMKISGNRPRTIESYKYIFNQFIEMTLIKNVDEITIDSIYHYLDAVQVSPSTKLIRLKSIKAVLSKFFDNGWIKEKFWNNIHIKIDKEVKKGTKESDIEMLLAVIDQSTFIGFRDAAAIKLMYTTGIRIKTLGELKERHIDFDSLYLNLDGSTLKNHKYLKLPINEEIAAIFKILIKLNEGIRGHYGTENKNVFITQNGLPMNSSKSSNCAISKQLNKYSKRYNLKNINAHAIRRGYAKNLLEKGASVALISKALGHSDLAVTTQYLDLDVEEVATDLRNFI, translated from the coding sequence GTGTTTAAAAGTAGAAAGAATGGAATATTTGCAGTTGGTGAAGATATGGTAGTGTCAATTCCATCTCGTGAAAGTAGTAAAAAGAGTGATAGCTTAACAATAGGTAATGCACTCGAGACCATATTTCAACAAATGAAGATTAGCGGAAACCGTCCACGTACAATAGAAAGCTATAAGTATATTTTCAATCAGTTTATTGAAATGACTTTAATAAAGAACGTTGATGAAATTACTATTGATTCAATCTATCATTATCTAGACGCTGTGCAAGTATCACCGAGTACTAAGTTAATTCGTTTAAAATCTATTAAAGCTGTGTTAAGTAAATTCTTTGATAATGGGTGGATTAAAGAAAAGTTCTGGAATAACATCCATATCAAAATTGATAAGGAAGTTAAAAAAGGAACTAAGGAGTCAGATATTGAAATGCTACTTGCGGTTATTGACCAAAGTACATTCATCGGATTTCGTGATGCAGCAGCTATCAAATTGATGTATACAACTGGTATACGAATAAAAACCTTAGGGGAACTAAAAGAACGTCACATTGACTTTGATAGTCTTTATTTAAACCTTGATGGGTCAACATTGAAGAATCACAAGTACTTAAAACTTCCTATAAATGAAGAGATAGCTGCTATTTTTAAAATACTAATAAAGTTAAATGAGGGTATAAGGGGGCATTATGGAACAGAGAATAAAAATGTCTTTATTACTCAAAATGGTTTACCAATGAATTCAAGTAAATCTTCAAATTGTGCTATTTCTAAACAGCTAAACAAATATTCCAAAAGGTATAATTTGAAAAATATCAATGCACATGCAATTAGGAGAGGTTATGCTAAGAATCTTCTTGAAAAAGGTGCTAGCGTAGCACTTATAAGTAAAGCATTAGGACATTCAGATTTAGCTGTTACTACACAGTATTTAGATTTAGATGTAGAGGAAGTAGCTACAGATTTAAGGAATTTTATATAA
- the secG gene encoding preprotein translocase subunit SecG encodes MHTLLMTLLVIVSLALIVVVLLQSGKSAGLSGAISGGAEQLFGKQKARGLDLVLHRVTIVLAALFFILAIAVTKV; translated from the coding sequence ATGCATACGTTGTTAATGACATTACTCGTCATCGTATCGCTCGCATTAATCGTAGTCGTTTTATTGCAATCTGGAAAAAGTGCAGGTCTTTCAGGAGCCATCTCCGGTGGAGCAGAGCAACTTTTCGGTAAGCAAAAAGCTCGTGGCTTGGACTTAGTCTTACACCGAGTAACGATTGTACTTGCTGCCTTATTCTTTATTCTGGCTATTGCCGTAACGAAAGTTTAA
- a CDS encoding alpha/beta hydrolase, translated as MRVSQPKPFFFKKGPRAVILLHGFTGNSADVRMLGRFLETNGYTSIAPHYAGHGVAPEELVGTGPADWWKDVEQAYDTLIEEGYTEIAVAGLSLGGVFSLKLGYTKPIKGIVSMCAPMNMKSTDLMYQGVLKYARDYKNYEGKSDEVIEKEIEAFQEKPMESLADLRALVADVKEHVDHIYAPLFVVQGRLDTVIDTDSANVIYNNSESTDKHIKWYENSGHVITLDKEKKQLHEDILTFLESLDWSV; from the coding sequence ATGCGAGTTTCGCAACCAAAACCATTTTTCTTTAAAAAAGGCCCACGGGCAGTAATTCTTTTGCATGGCTTTACAGGAAATTCAGCAGATGTTCGGATGTTGGGACGTTTTCTTGAAACCAATGGATATACAAGCATAGCACCACATTACGCAGGACATGGCGTGGCACCAGAAGAATTGGTTGGCACAGGCCCAGCGGATTGGTGGAAAGACGTAGAGCAAGCGTATGATACGTTAATCGAAGAAGGCTATACTGAAATTGCAGTAGCCGGTTTGTCGCTTGGCGGCGTATTTAGCTTGAAATTAGGGTATACAAAGCCTATCAAGGGCATTGTTTCGATGTGTGCACCAATGAATATGAAATCTACTGATTTGATGTATCAAGGTGTATTGAAATATGCGCGCGATTATAAGAACTATGAAGGAAAAAGCGATGAAGTTATCGAAAAAGAAATAGAGGCTTTTCAAGAAAAGCCGATGGAATCATTGGCTGATTTGCGTGCCTTGGTTGCAGATGTAAAAGAGCATGTAGATCACATTTATGCGCCTTTATTCGTTGTTCAAGGTAGATTAGATACCGTAATTGATACAGATTCAGCTAATGTCATTTATAATAACTCAGAATCGACCGACAAACACATAAAATGGTACGAAAATTCCGGTCACGTTATTACGCTCGATAAAGAAAAAAAGCAATTGCACGAAGACATTCTCACATTTCTTGAATCGTTAGATTGGAGTGTGTGA